The following are from one region of the Acidobacteriota bacterium genome:
- the gcvT gene encoding glycine cleavage system aminomethyltransferase GcvT, translated as MVEFNGWDMPVEYPASIGCGIVSEHMAVRTGVGIFDVSHMGDIRLSGPGALDAVQHISMNDAARLAVGQAQYSALLYPEGTFVDDVIVHRLGQDDYLLVINAGTREKDFSWVRDNTRQFNCRVEHLSDDFTQIAIQGPKGVNLLQKLTDANLSAVKFYWVTRGTVCGLRDILIGRTGYSAEDGFEIYIPADEATSARVWNEILEAGKEFGVVPCGLGARNTLRLEGSLSLYGHEISDTINVWEAGLDRFCKMEKPDFIGRPALEKARAAGLKKTLVGVEMVDRGIARDGYKVLDDSGSEIGYVTSGSPAPFLKKNIALAYVPTEHAAIGSTVKIEIRGQGVKAQVIPIPFYKRPKKS; from the coding sequence ATGGTCGAATTCAACGGCTGGGATATGCCGGTCGAATATCCTGCGTCCATTGGCTGCGGAATTGTCTCCGAACACATGGCAGTCCGCACTGGTGTCGGCATCTTTGATGTCAGCCACATGGGTGACATCCGGCTCAGCGGTCCGGGCGCACTCGACGCCGTCCAGCACATCTCGATGAACGATGCTGCACGACTGGCTGTCGGCCAGGCGCAGTATTCCGCCCTCCTTTATCCCGAGGGAACATTCGTCGATGACGTGATTGTTCACCGCCTCGGCCAGGACGATTATTTGCTCGTGATCAACGCCGGCACGCGCGAAAAAGATTTCAGCTGGGTGCGTGACAACACCCGCCAATTCAACTGCCGGGTTGAACATCTCTCCGACGATTTCACGCAAATCGCGATTCAAGGTCCGAAAGGCGTCAACCTGCTCCAAAAGCTCACGGACGCGAACCTCAGCGCCGTGAAGTTTTACTGGGTCACGCGTGGAACGGTCTGCGGACTGCGCGACATCCTGATCGGCCGCACAGGCTATTCCGCGGAAGATGGTTTTGAGATTTACATTCCCGCCGATGAAGCGACCAGTGCCCGGGTGTGGAATGAGATTTTGGAAGCTGGCAAGGAGTTCGGCGTAGTTCCCTGCGGCCTGGGAGCACGCAACACGCTTCGCCTCGAAGGCAGCCTGTCCCTGTACGGCCACGAAATTTCAGACACGATTAACGTTTGGGAAGCCGGCCTCGACCGTTTCTGCAAAATGGAGAAGCCGGATTTCATCGGCCGCCCAGCGTTAGAAAAAGCGCGCGCGGCGGGCCTGAAGAAGACGCTGGTCGGCGTCGAAATGGTAGACCGCGGGATCGCGCGCGATGGCTACAAAGTCTTGGACGACAGCGGCAGTGAAATTGGTTACGTCACCAGCGGATCTCCGGCGCCATTCCTGAAAAAGAATATTGCGTTGGCCTATGTCCCCACGGAGCATGCCGCCATTGGCAGCACCGTGAAGATCGAGATCCGGGGACAGGGAGTCAAGGCGCAGGTCATCCCGATTCCGTTTTATAAGCGCCCGAAAAAAAGTTAA
- the gcvH gene encoding glycine cleavage system protein GcvH produces MTYPTDRKYTKEHEWITADGTIGITHYAQESLGDIVFVDMPKVGTEITAGKTFGTVESVKAVSDLYAPASGTVTEVNGALATAPEQVNKDAHGSWMVKIKLKDPNELNPLLSASDYEKFAGEEAGH; encoded by the coding sequence ATGACGTATCCAACCGACCGCAAGTACACCAAAGAACACGAATGGATCACCGCCGACGGCACGATCGGGATCACGCACTACGCGCAGGAATCCCTCGGCGACATCGTCTTCGTCGATATGCCTAAAGTGGGCACTGAGATTACGGCCGGAAAAACATTCGGCACCGTCGAGTCGGTCAAGGCTGTATCGGATCTGTACGCACCAGCCTCGGGAACTGTGACCGAGGTGAATGGCGCACTTGCTACCGCGCCCGAACAGGTCAACAAAGATGCGCACGGCTCCTGGATGGTCAAGATCAAGTTGAAAGATCCGAACGAATTGAATCCGCTGCTGTCTGCATCGGATTATGAAAAGTTTGCCGGCGAAGAAGCGGGACACTGA
- the gcvPB gene encoding aminomethyl-transferring glycine dehydrogenase subunit GcvPB encodes MTRKATRHINQNEGLIFEKSSPGKAAWKLPPLDVPEVDTAKLLGKSERKDLGNMPEVSEIEIIRHFTRLSTWNYAIDLGMYPLGSCTMKYNPRVNEAVSRIEGLANGHPYQPAKISQGAMRIMKTLSDCLIEITGMDAITLQPAAGAHGELTGLLMVRAYHESKGNARKKILIPDSAHGTNPATAAMVGYAVENLKSNDRGMVDVAALAAQMNEDVAALMVTNPNTLGVFEQEIHKIADLMHAKGGLLYMDGANMNALVGKARPGDFGVDVMHLNLHKTFSTPHGGGGPGSGPVAIKKNLEPFLPTPVVVTKADGTMAFDYNRPQSVGRVRAFYGNFGMFIRALAYIFANGPDGLRQTTEDAVLNANYIRKGLEGVYDLPYETPSMHEVVFSDKIQSKKGVKTMDLAKRLIDYGFHPYTTAFPLIVPGALMIEPTESEPKEELDLFIEAMKSMAEEVEEDPQFVLDAPYNTRISRLDETLAARKPILRWTPEDTSAIPKSRP; translated from the coding sequence ATGACCCGCAAAGCGACGCGTCACATCAATCAGAACGAAGGCTTGATCTTCGAGAAATCCTCTCCTGGAAAAGCAGCGTGGAAACTGCCGCCGCTCGACGTCCCGGAAGTAGATACCGCAAAGCTTCTTGGGAAATCCGAGCGCAAAGACCTCGGCAACATGCCGGAAGTGAGCGAGATCGAAATCATTCGTCACTTCACGCGCCTTTCGACGTGGAATTACGCGATCGATCTCGGCATGTATCCGCTCGGTTCCTGCACGATGAAGTACAACCCGCGCGTGAATGAAGCCGTGTCCCGCATTGAAGGACTCGCCAACGGGCATCCTTATCAGCCCGCCAAGATTTCGCAAGGCGCGATGCGCATCATGAAAACGCTGAGCGATTGCCTGATCGAAATCACCGGCATGGATGCGATCACCCTGCAACCTGCCGCCGGCGCGCACGGCGAACTCACGGGCCTCTTGATGGTCCGCGCGTATCACGAATCAAAAGGCAATGCCCGCAAGAAGATTCTTATCCCCGATTCGGCGCACGGCACCAACCCCGCCACTGCAGCGATGGTCGGATACGCGGTGGAGAATCTGAAGTCGAACGACCGCGGCATGGTCGATGTCGCCGCGCTGGCCGCGCAGATGAACGAAGATGTCGCCGCGTTGATGGTGACGAACCCAAACACCCTGGGTGTCTTCGAGCAGGAGATCCACAAGATCGCCGACCTCATGCACGCCAAAGGCGGTCTTCTCTACATGGACGGCGCGAACATGAACGCGCTCGTCGGCAAGGCGCGGCCGGGAGATTTCGGCGTCGACGTCATGCACCTCAACCTGCACAAAACTTTTTCGACGCCGCACGGGGGCGGAGGCCCGGGGTCGGGGCCGGTAGCCATCAAGAAGAATCTCGAGCCATTCCTGCCCACGCCAGTGGTTGTCACCAAGGCCGACGGGACGATGGCGTTTGATTACAACCGTCCGCAATCCGTTGGACGTGTCCGCGCCTTCTACGGGAACTTCGGCATGTTCATCCGCGCGCTCGCTTACATTTTTGCGAACGGCCCCGACGGGCTGCGCCAGACCACCGAAGACGCGGTGCTCAACGCCAACTACATCCGCAAGGGACTCGAAGGCGTCTACGATCTGCCCTACGAAACGCCCTCGATGCACGAAGTCGTGTTCAGCGACAAGATTCAGTCGAAAAAAGGCGTGAAGACGATGGACCTCGCCAAACGCCTGATCGACTACGGATTCCATCCCTACACGACCGCGTTCCCGCTGATTGTCCCCGGCGCGTTGATGATCGAACCGACTGAGAGCGAACCGAAAGAAGAGCTCGACCTGTTCATCGAAGCGATGAAGTCGATGGCGGAAGAAGTAGAGGAAGATCCACAGTTCGTGTTGGACGCGCCCTACAACACGCGGATCTCGCGCCTGGATGAAACGCTCGCGGCGCGCAAACCGATACTGCGCTGGACGCCGGAAGATACCAGCGCCATTCCAAAATCTCGACCGTAG
- a CDS encoding tetratricopeptide repeat protein, with translation MDQRDNDQRDNWASDSDSPTMPGTSLPRNQVGAAAQTPPPLSGAPTMPHSTPIPSPSPSAYASSLAATSITAFLALQPGVTFAGRYEILNVLGQGGMGAVYQARDRELDRMIALKVIRPELATDPAILQRFKQELILARNITHKNVVRIYDLGESEGIRFITMEYVDGDDMRTMLRKHGKFSAKEAIPMIEQVCRALDSAHSEGVIHRDLKPQNIMSDKSGRIVVMDFGLARSLGDSGLTQTGAIVGTMEYMSPEQALGSQLDQRSDIFSVGLIFYELLTGKSPYHADTAIASLMRRTREVAKPASDVENTVPRSLSAIVSRCLEREPANRYHSVVELLQQLQAWEANPNISADALSKMIPHPIIHPSRFNLDLPGKRWMWIAAGVLTIAMAAFVGRTLLSRPGTRTMEAAKGVPALSQGKYVAVMPLKIVGDQKALGYVADGVQEALTAKLFQLKEVHLAASSEVEKIASKDMPLAKVAHDLGVNLVLQGMVQGSGDKLSVILNLDDATTGRRVWSQEFPGMPQDLLTLEDQIYTNVVTALALKPSNEELARTGSHPTENVKAYDLYLQGRNMLRNSHNTTDMKQAGTLFEQAIEKDSNFALAYAGLADSSLRLYGESKESIWAQKATLAAQRAEQLSSSLPEVHLSLGSVYSTTGKNAQAITEIKQALALAPNSDEAYRLLGDAYRANGQSEEAITAYQRAVAVNAYFWMNHNALGQALSDTGDTTKALVSFQKVIELAPDNPIGYENIGGTYFKEGKWNEAIPHFQKALSVGPDSITYSNLGTAYFYLKNYGEAVKMFEKATEMTPNNEILFGNLGDAYRWSGHSDQAAVAYDKAISLCFQQLQVNPRSADTMGDLALYSARKGDARNGLQYIQQARSIKPKDIQLMYSEALVKSLVGKPEDAVKALRAALDKGYSAQEAWNDPELQKLQALPQFSQLVKEFTSKAPKP, from the coding sequence GCGACCAGCATTACGGCGTTCCTAGCGTTGCAGCCAGGCGTCACTTTTGCCGGGCGTTACGAGATTCTCAACGTGCTCGGACAAGGTGGCATGGGCGCGGTCTATCAGGCGCGCGATCGGGAACTCGACCGCATGATCGCGCTGAAAGTGATCCGCCCGGAACTGGCGACCGATCCAGCCATTCTGCAGCGTTTCAAGCAGGAATTGATTCTCGCGCGGAACATCACGCACAAGAATGTTGTTCGCATCTACGACCTTGGAGAGTCCGAAGGAATCCGCTTCATCACCATGGAATACGTGGACGGCGACGACATGCGCACCATGCTGCGCAAGCATGGCAAGTTTTCCGCGAAGGAAGCGATTCCCATGATCGAGCAGGTGTGCCGCGCGCTCGATTCGGCTCACTCGGAAGGCGTCATTCATCGCGACCTGAAGCCGCAAAACATCATGAGCGACAAGTCCGGCCGCATCGTCGTCATGGACTTCGGCCTTGCCCGCTCGCTCGGCGATTCTGGATTAACGCAAACCGGCGCCATCGTCGGAACCATGGAATACATGTCGCCCGAGCAGGCGCTGGGATCGCAACTCGATCAGCGTTCGGACATTTTCAGCGTTGGCCTGATCTTCTACGAGTTGCTGACTGGCAAGTCTCCGTATCACGCCGACACGGCCATCGCCAGCCTGATGCGCCGCACACGCGAAGTAGCGAAGCCCGCATCCGACGTGGAAAATACTGTTCCCCGGTCCTTGAGCGCGATTGTCAGCCGCTGCCTCGAGCGCGAGCCTGCCAACCGCTATCACTCAGTCGTCGAACTGCTGCAGCAGTTGCAAGCCTGGGAAGCAAATCCCAATATCAGCGCGGACGCGTTGTCGAAGATGATCCCGCACCCGATCATCCATCCGTCGCGCTTCAATCTCGATCTGCCCGGCAAGCGCTGGATGTGGATCGCCGCCGGCGTCCTCACCATCGCCATGGCTGCCTTTGTCGGCCGCACGCTGCTGAGCCGTCCAGGCACGCGCACCATGGAAGCGGCAAAAGGCGTTCCTGCGCTCAGCCAGGGAAAGTACGTCGCGGTCATGCCGCTGAAAATTGTCGGCGACCAGAAGGCACTTGGCTACGTCGCAGATGGTGTGCAGGAAGCGCTCACCGCCAAGCTGTTTCAACTCAAAGAAGTTCACCTGGCCGCTTCGTCTGAAGTGGAGAAGATCGCTTCCAAGGATATGCCGCTCGCCAAGGTCGCTCATGATCTGGGCGTGAACCTTGTGTTGCAGGGCATGGTGCAGGGCAGCGGCGACAAATTGAGCGTGATCCTCAATCTCGACGACGCCACAACGGGCCGTCGCGTCTGGAGCCAGGAATTTCCCGGCATGCCGCAGGATCTGCTAACGCTTGAAGATCAGATTTACACCAATGTTGTGACCGCGCTCGCTCTTAAACCGAGTAACGAAGAACTTGCCCGCACCGGCTCCCATCCGACTGAGAACGTAAAGGCCTACGATCTCTATTTGCAGGGCAGAAACATGCTCCGCAACAGTCACAATACAACTGACATGAAGCAGGCGGGAACGCTCTTCGAACAGGCGATTGAAAAGGATTCGAACTTCGCGCTCGCCTATGCTGGCCTCGCCGACTCCAGCCTCCGCCTCTACGGTGAGAGCAAGGAGAGCATCTGGGCACAAAAGGCGACGCTTGCCGCACAGCGCGCCGAACAGCTTTCCAGTTCCCTGCCGGAAGTTCACCTTTCACTTGGCAGCGTGTACTCGACTACCGGCAAGAATGCCCAAGCCATCACGGAGATCAAGCAAGCCCTGGCGCTCGCTCCCAATTCTGATGAGGCCTATCGCCTGCTCGGCGATGCATACCGCGCGAACGGCCAGAGCGAAGAAGCCATCACCGCCTACCAAAGGGCGGTCGCGGTCAACGCCTATTTCTGGATGAATCACAATGCGCTCGGCCAGGCTCTCTCCGACACCGGAGACACAACCAAGGCACTCGTGTCGTTTCAGAAAGTCATTGAACTCGCTCCCGACAATCCCATCGGATACGAAAACATAGGCGGCACGTATTTCAAGGAAGGCAAATGGAACGAGGCCATTCCTCATTTCCAGAAAGCTCTTTCAGTGGGTCCGGACTCGATCACGTACTCCAACCTCGGGACGGCGTACTTCTATCTCAAGAACTATGGCGAAGCGGTAAAAATGTTCGAAAAAGCCACCGAGATGACTCCGAACAACGAAATCCTCTTCGGCAACCTCGGCGACGCCTATCGCTGGTCCGGACACTCCGATCAGGCCGCGGTTGCCTACGACAAGGCGATTTCACTCTGCTTCCAGCAGCTGCAGGTGAATCCGCGCTCGGCGGACACGATGGGCGATCTCGCGCTTTATTCCGCACGCAAGGGCGATGCCCGCAACGGCCTGCAATACATCCAGCAGGCGCGCTCGATCAAGCCCAAGGATATTCAATTGATGTATTCGGAAGCGCTCGTGAAATCGCTGGTAGGGAAACCGGAAGATGCCGTGAAGGCGCTACGTGCTGCTTTGGATAAGGGCTACTCTGCGCAGGAGGCCTGGAACGATCCCGAGCTTCAGAAGCTCCAGGCCCTGCCACAGTTTTCACAACTAGTGAAGGAATTCACTTCTAAGGCGCCTAAGCCTTAA
- a CDS encoding PEP-CTERM sorting domain-containing protein, whose protein sequence is MKISRLCLLLVLALFCTGLAFADAIQDPKIIIHGVSGGGAPGFGHCPPSGCTNVGMNFDVTVPKHGSGTLFFTNASGKNWTSLRLIETGVPAEAVTCSQSLFLSCTVRTLENGSVEILLSGVKGHNAKNGIVNGQSFSIGFACVNGNCWPGGMTLHGQAGSAPEPGTIALMLTGFGAIVSRRKSWKNFLKA, encoded by the coding sequence ATGAAGATATCGCGCCTCTGCCTGCTGCTCGTCCTCGCTCTGTTCTGTACGGGTCTGGCCTTCGCGGACGCCATCCAAGATCCTAAGATCATCATCCACGGCGTTTCGGGTGGTGGTGCACCGGGTTTCGGACACTGCCCACCCTCTGGTTGCACCAACGTGGGGATGAATTTTGACGTGACAGTTCCCAAGCACGGGTCCGGCACTCTGTTTTTCACGAACGCTTCAGGCAAGAACTGGACTTCGTTGCGGCTGATTGAAACGGGCGTTCCTGCGGAAGCAGTAACCTGTTCGCAGAGCCTGTTCCTGAGCTGCACGGTCCGGACGCTGGAAAACGGCTCGGTCGAAATTCTGCTCTCCGGAGTAAAGGGTCACAATGCGAAGAACGGAATTGTGAACGGGCAGAGTTTCTCCATCGGCTTCGCGTGCGTGAACGGAAATTGCTGGCCGGGTGGAATGACTTTGCACGGTCAGGCTGGATCGGCTCCCGAACCAGGCACGATCGCTTTGATGTTGACTGGATTTGGAGCGATTGTGTCGCGTCGCAAGAGCTGGAAGAACTTTCTTAAGGCTTAG
- the gcvPA gene encoding aminomethyl-transferring glycine dehydrogenase subunit GcvPA — protein sequence MRYLPKSPADREAMLKAIGSRSIDDLFSPIPAEYRLAGDLKIPRQMAESEIVDWFKLRSKENGDDYTSFLGAGAYFHYRPVVIDALVQRGEFLTAYTPYQAEFAQGTLQAIFEFQTMISELTGMDLANASMYDGSTGAAEAVMMAVRITGKSSAVIARSLHPEYREVLQTYATHQGIPLRTVGFTDTARVDLKELESSVTDDTACVLIQSPNFFGSIEDVETIADIAHKKGALLIVSIAEAVSLGIVEPPRVADIVAMEAQSFGVPLGFGGPYCGVLATKDKFVRQMPGRLAGQTLDKKGKRGFVLTLATREQHIRREKATSNICTNQALVALMVNIFMTVYGKVGLRELAKQNLAKTAYAAGQFGKNAKVLFAGSPRFNEFVVETSEDPAAINSRLLGHKIVGGLPLKKFYPELGNAALWCCTELTTRSMIDTAVGLVAESERSVRSMKETEEVAQ from the coding sequence ATGAGATATCTGCCTAAATCTCCTGCGGACCGCGAAGCCATGCTGAAGGCGATCGGGTCGCGCTCGATTGATGATCTGTTTTCACCGATTCCGGCCGAATACCGATTGGCTGGCGATCTGAAAATCCCGCGTCAAATGGCCGAGTCGGAAATCGTCGACTGGTTCAAACTCCGCTCCAAAGAAAATGGGGACGACTACACCAGTTTCCTGGGCGCGGGAGCCTACTTCCACTACCGGCCGGTGGTAATTGACGCACTCGTGCAGCGCGGAGAATTCCTGACCGCCTACACGCCTTATCAAGCCGAGTTCGCCCAAGGCACCTTGCAGGCGATCTTCGAATTCCAGACTATGATCTCGGAACTCACGGGCATGGACCTGGCCAACGCCTCCATGTATGACGGATCGACCGGAGCCGCCGAGGCCGTCATGATGGCCGTCCGCATCACGGGAAAGAGTTCTGCCGTGATCGCGCGCAGCCTGCATCCCGAGTATCGCGAAGTGTTGCAGACCTACGCCACCCACCAGGGAATTCCGCTGCGCACCGTCGGGTTCACCGACACTGCGCGCGTCGACTTGAAGGAACTGGAAAGTTCGGTCACCGACGATACCGCTTGCGTTCTGATCCAGTCGCCGAATTTCTTCGGATCGATTGAAGACGTTGAAACGATCGCCGACATCGCCCACAAGAAAGGCGCGCTACTGATCGTCTCGATCGCTGAGGCCGTTTCGCTTGGCATCGTGGAACCGCCGCGCGTTGCCGACATCGTCGCCATGGAAGCGCAGTCCTTTGGAGTGCCGCTCGGCTTTGGCGGTCCCTATTGCGGCGTGTTGGCGACGAAAGACAAATTCGTCCGCCAGATGCCCGGCCGCCTCGCTGGTCAGACGTTAGACAAGAAAGGCAAGCGCGGATTCGTCCTCACGCTGGCCACTCGTGAGCAACACATCCGCCGCGAGAAAGCGACCTCGAACATCTGTACCAACCAGGCGCTGGTCGCGCTCATGGTCAACATCTTCATGACTGTCTATGGCAAAGTTGGCCTGCGCGAACTCGCCAAGCAGAATCTGGCCAAGACCGCCTACGCAGCCGGCCAGTTCGGCAAGAATGCCAAAGTATTGTTCGCAGGTTCGCCGCGCTTCAACGAATTCGTTGTCGAAACCAGCGAAGATCCGGCGGCCATCAACTCCCGCCTGCTCGGGCACAAGATTGTCGGCGGCCTGCCGCTGAAGAAGTTCTACCCGGAACTCGGCAACGCCGCGTTGTGGTGCTGTACCGAGTTGACGACGCGCTCGATGATCGACACGGCCGTCGGGCTGGTGGCGGAGAGCGAGCGCTCGGTCCGCAGCATGAAGGAAACTGAGGAGGTGGCGCAGTGA
- a CDS encoding methylmalonyl-CoA mutase family protein — MSDKVETPAKPKPKNTEQYTSSNIPVQPLYLPADLAEWNYEREVGYPGEFPYTRGVQATMYRGRLWTMRQYAGMGDAEESNKRYKYLLANGTTGLSVAFDLPTQIGLDSDNSLAMGEVGKVGVAIDSVEDMQRLFDGIDLTKISTSMTINATASILLALYVAVAKRQGMDIKKLSGTVQNDVLKEYIARGTYIYPPQQAMRVITDIFAWTNENVPDWNTISISGYHMREAGSTAVQEVAFTLANGIAYVDAAIRAGLDVDKFAPRLSFFFNAHSNFLEEVAKFRAARRMWAKIMRDRFQAKNPKSWMLRFHTQTAGSTLTAQQPENNIVRTAIQAMAAVMGGTQSLHTNSFDEALALPTEQSARIALRTQQIIAYESGAPQTIDPLAGSYYIESLTTEIEKRAVEYLSKIETMGGMLKAIERGFVQQEIQNAAYKYQQAVDKHEAIVVGVNQFHIDGEKAVPTQHIDEDLERKQVERLRAVRAKRDPGPWKAALQGVEDAAKSTENLMPKILAAVEAYATVGEISDAMRHIYGEYKEAVVI; from the coding sequence ATGAGTGATAAAGTCGAAACTCCTGCCAAGCCGAAGCCCAAAAATACTGAGCAATACACCTCGTCGAATATTCCGGTCCAGCCGCTCTACTTGCCTGCAGATCTTGCGGAGTGGAACTACGAGCGCGAAGTCGGCTACCCGGGAGAATTTCCATACACGCGTGGTGTGCAGGCGACCATGTATCGCGGGCGGCTCTGGACCATGCGCCAGTATGCAGGCATGGGCGATGCGGAAGAATCGAACAAGCGTTACAAGTATCTGCTCGCAAACGGTACGACGGGACTGTCGGTGGCGTTTGATCTGCCCACGCAAATTGGACTCGACTCCGACAACTCGCTGGCGATGGGTGAGGTCGGCAAGGTGGGCGTGGCGATTGATTCCGTCGAAGACATGCAACGGCTGTTCGATGGCATCGATCTGACCAAGATCTCTACATCGATGACTATCAATGCGACGGCATCGATCCTGCTCGCGCTCTATGTGGCGGTCGCGAAGCGGCAAGGGATGGACATCAAAAAGCTGTCAGGCACGGTACAGAACGACGTGCTGAAAGAATACATTGCGCGCGGCACTTATATTTATCCCCCGCAGCAGGCGATGCGGGTCATCACCGACATCTTTGCATGGACGAATGAGAACGTTCCGGACTGGAACACGATTTCCATCTCTGGATATCACATGCGGGAAGCGGGATCGACGGCCGTGCAGGAAGTTGCGTTTACGCTGGCCAACGGAATCGCCTATGTAGACGCCGCTATTCGTGCTGGTCTTGACGTGGACAAGTTCGCGCCGCGGCTTTCGTTCTTCTTCAACGCGCACAGCAATTTCCTGGAGGAGGTCGCGAAATTCCGCGCTGCGCGGCGGATGTGGGCGAAGATCATGCGCGACCGGTTCCAGGCAAAGAATCCGAAGTCGTGGATGCTGCGCTTTCACACCCAGACGGCCGGGTCCACTCTGACCGCGCAGCAGCCGGAAAACAACATCGTGCGGACGGCGATTCAGGCCATGGCGGCCGTGATGGGCGGGACACAGTCACTGCACACGAATTCGTTTGATGAAGCACTGGCGTTGCCGACGGAGCAATCGGCGCGCATTGCTCTGCGCACGCAGCAGATCATCGCTTATGAATCCGGAGCGCCGCAGACCATTGATCCGCTGGCGGGTTCCTACTACATCGAGTCTTTGACCACGGAAATCGAGAAACGCGCGGTCGAGTACCTCAGCAAGATCGAAACCATGGGCGGCATGCTCAAGGCGATCGAACGCGGATTCGTCCAACAGGAAATTCAAAACGCCGCCTACAAATATCAGCAGGCGGTGGACAAGCATGAAGCGATCGTCGTCGGCGTGAACCAATTTCATATCGACGGAGAAAAGGCCGTTCCGACCCAGCATATCGACGAAGATCTGGAACGCAAGCAGGTGGAGCGTTTGCGGGCGGTGCGGGCGAAACGTGATCCGGGGCCGTGGAAAGCGGCGCTGCAGGGAGTTGAAGATGCGGCGAAGTCGACCGAAAATCTCATGCCGAAAATTCTTGCGGCGGTGGAAGCGTATGCCACCGTGGGTGAGATCTCCGACGCAATGCGGCACATCTACGGGGAGTACAAAGAAGCGGTTGTGATCTAA